One Novosphingobium sp. G106 DNA segment encodes these proteins:
- a CDS encoding DUF1508 domain-containing protein — MAHRFEIRKNKAGEFVAYFCHNSESIFWTEGYSSKASAKNAIESILKNGPGAEVVDKSDA; from the coding sequence ATGGCGCACCGTTTCGAAATCCGGAAGAACAAGGCCGGCGAGTTCGTCGCTTATTTCTGTCACAATTCGGAATCGATCTTCTGGACCGAAGGCTATTCGAGCAAGGCGAGCGCGAAGAACGCCATCGAATCCATCCTCAAGAACGGCCCCGGTGCCGAAGTGGTCGACAAGAGCGACGCCTGA
- the ispH gene encoding 4-hydroxy-3-methylbut-2-enyl diphosphate reductase — protein sequence MNAPFPTVRPFSQEKTALKVLIAAPRGFCAGVDRAIEIVERALERYGAPVYVRHEIVHNRFVVDGLKAKGAVFVEELDEVPDGVPVIFSAHGVPKSVPAAANERGLEWLDATCPLVSKVHRQAERQIEAGRHILFIGHSGHPEVIGTFGQVPEGAMTLVETVEDVAALDLPTDAAVAYLTQTTLSVDDTAAVIAALQARFSALTAPKAEDICYATSNRQAAVKAIAPLCQLMLVIGAPNSSNSLRLAEVAERMGIPAKLIQRGAEIERGWLDGVDTVGLTAGASAPETLVREVIDHLAAFRDLAEEQVITAEEKITFKLPRQLV from the coding sequence ATGAACGCGCCCTTTCCCACAGTTCGCCCCTTTTCTCAGGAAAAAACGGCGCTGAAGGTCCTGATCGCCGCGCCGCGCGGCTTTTGCGCTGGCGTCGACCGCGCGATCGAGATCGTCGAGCGCGCGCTCGAACGCTACGGCGCGCCGGTCTACGTGCGCCACGAGATCGTCCACAACCGCTTCGTCGTCGACGGGCTCAAGGCCAAGGGCGCGGTCTTCGTCGAGGAGCTCGACGAAGTGCCCGATGGCGTGCCGGTGATCTTCAGCGCCCACGGCGTGCCGAAATCGGTGCCGGCGGCAGCCAACGAGCGCGGGCTCGAATGGCTCGATGCCACCTGCCCGCTGGTCAGCAAGGTTCACCGCCAGGCCGAGCGCCAGATCGAGGCCGGGCGACATATCTTGTTCATCGGGCATAGCGGCCATCCCGAAGTGATCGGCACCTTCGGCCAGGTGCCCGAAGGCGCGATGACGCTGGTCGAGACGGTCGAAGACGTCGCCGCGCTCGACCTGCCGACCGATGCCGCAGTGGCCTACCTGACCCAGACGACGCTGTCGGTCGACGATACCGCGGCGGTCATTGCCGCCCTGCAGGCCCGATTTTCCGCACTCACCGCGCCCAAGGCCGAGGACATCTGCTACGCCACGTCGAACCGGCAGGCCGCGGTCAAGGCGATCGCGCCGCTATGCCAGCTGATGCTGGTGATCGGCGCGCCGAACAGTTCCAACTCGCTGCGGCTTGCCGAAGTGGCCGAGCGCATGGGTATTCCGGCCAAGCTGATTCAGCGCGGCGCAGAGATCGAACGGGGTTGGCTCGACGGCGTCGATACCGTGGGGCTGACCGCCGGCGCCTCCGCGCCGGAGACTCTGGTGCGCGAGGTGATCGATCACCTCGCCGCGTTCCGCGACCTCGCCGAGGAGCAGGTGATCACCGCGGAGGAGAAGATCACCTTCAAGCTTCCGCGGCAGCTCGTGTGA
- a CDS encoding FAD-binding oxidoreductase produces the protein MSGQYDIAIVGAGMAGASLAAVLGNRVRVLLLEAEDRPGYHATGRSAAFWTESYGGPGVQPLTTASGVFLEENGFLSPRGALTIARAGQEAELELFAASFAALGVRVEMLGRAGLEAKIPGLRPGWTLGAFEPDCRDIDVAGLHQHYLATAKRAGTELRCSARLAGAAEHAGGWHLRLDDGREAAATILVNAAGAWADPVAEMAGVRPLGIAPFRRTIAQLRVAPAVPDDLPLVLDLAERFYFKPDAGRLWLSPHDETPSPPCDAAPEEIDVATAIARLEEVTDWAVERVEHRWAGLRSFAPDRLPVYGFDPAVPRYFWFAGQGGFGIQTAPAAADLAARLLCGDPPGAVDPTPYAPDRFS, from the coding sequence ATGAGCGGCCAGTACGACATCGCCATTGTCGGCGCGGGCATGGCCGGCGCCTCGCTCGCCGCGGTGCTGGGGAACCGCGTGCGGGTACTGCTGCTCGAAGCCGAGGATCGGCCCGGGTACCATGCCACCGGCCGCTCTGCAGCGTTCTGGACCGAGAGCTACGGCGGCCCCGGAGTGCAGCCGCTGACCACGGCCTCCGGCGTCTTTCTAGAGGAAAACGGCTTTCTCAGCCCGCGCGGCGCACTGACGATCGCTCGGGCAGGGCAGGAGGCCGAACTGGAACTGTTCGCTGCCAGCTTCGCCGCACTCGGCGTGCGCGTCGAGATGTTGGGGCGGGCCGGCCTGGAGGCGAAGATACCTGGCCTCAGACCCGGCTGGACGCTGGGCGCCTTCGAGCCCGACTGCCGCGACATCGACGTCGCCGGCCTGCACCAGCACTACCTCGCCACGGCGAAACGCGCCGGGACCGAGCTCCGGTGCTCGGCGCGGCTGGCCGGGGCTGCGGAGCACGCCGGCGGCTGGCACCTGCGGCTCGACGACGGGCGCGAGGCTGCGGCCACGATCCTCGTGAACGCGGCCGGGGCCTGGGCCGACCCGGTGGCCGAAATGGCGGGCGTCCGGCCGCTCGGCATTGCCCCGTTCCGCCGCACGATCGCCCAATTGCGCGTCGCGCCGGCGGTTCCGGACGACCTGCCGCTGGTGCTCGACCTCGCCGAGCGCTTCTATTTCAAGCCCGACGCCGGCCGGCTCTGGCTCAGCCCGCACGACGAAACGCCCAGCCCGCCCTGCGATGCCGCGCCCGAGGAAATCGATGTCGCGACGGCCATCGCGCGGCTGGAGGAGGTGACCGACTGGGCGGTCGAGCGCGTCGAGCACCGCTGGGCCGGCCTGCGCAGCTTCGCGCCCGATCGCCTGCCGGTCTATGGTTTCGATCCCGCCGTCCCGCGTTACTTCTGGTTCGCCGGCCAGGGTGGCTTCGGCATTCAGACTGCGCCCGCCGCTGCCGATCTGGCCGCGCGGCTGTTGTGCGGCGATCCGCCCGGTGCAGTCGATCCGACGCCTTATGCGCCAGATCGGTTCAGCTAG
- the rnhA gene encoding ribonuclease HI, with protein MKKVEVFTDGACKGNPGPGGWGAILRMGPHEKEMSGSEAQTTNNRMEMTAVIKGLRALIEPCEVTLYTDSKYVIDGITKWVHGWKRNGWINASKQPVRNADLWHELIDAAQQHQVSWEWVKGHAGHPENERADQLASAAALSVGK; from the coding sequence CTGAAGAAAGTGGAAGTATTCACCGACGGCGCCTGCAAGGGCAATCCCGGCCCGGGCGGCTGGGGCGCGATCCTGCGCATGGGGCCGCACGAAAAGGAAATGTCGGGCTCCGAAGCGCAGACCACGAACAACCGCATGGAAATGACCGCGGTGATCAAGGGCCTGCGCGCGCTGATCGAGCCTTGCGAAGTGACGCTCTACACCGACAGCAAGTACGTCATCGATGGCATCACCAAATGGGTGCACGGCTGGAAACGCAACGGCTGGATCAACGCCAGCAAGCAGCCGGTGCGCAATGCCGACCTGTGGCACGAGCTGATCGACGCGGCGCAGCAGCACCAGGTCAGCTGGGAATGGGTCAAGGGCCACGCCGGGCATCCGGAAAACGAACGCGCCGACCAGCTTGCGAGCGCCGCAGCGCTCAGCGTGGGCAAGTAA
- a CDS encoding 1-acyl-sn-glycerol-3-phosphate acyltransferase, whose protein sequence is MISPLGWLAVALRLVAMIGWLGACILFYYLWRIAGARNPWPRFFLGGIAWIAGVDVTVTGTPTRRGAILLANHVSWIDIPAIASASGAAFVAHDGLAAVPVLRWLCRMNDTVFVARHDRASVAEQVAQVREAIRETGALAIFPEGTTSDGTDLLPFKSSLLSALDPLPPGIVVQPLWLDYGTEAADIAWVGEEHGLDNFLRILARWRPIALTLHFVAPLTGDALANRKTMAAGARAAILGRMQTR, encoded by the coding sequence TTGATCTCGCCTTTAGGCTGGCTGGCCGTTGCGCTGCGCCTCGTGGCGATGATCGGCTGGCTCGGCGCCTGTATTCTGTTCTACTATCTCTGGCGTATCGCGGGGGCGCGTAACCCCTGGCCGCGGTTTTTCCTGGGCGGCATCGCCTGGATCGCGGGCGTCGATGTCACTGTAACCGGCACGCCGACCCGTCGCGGCGCCATTCTTCTCGCCAACCATGTCAGCTGGATCGACATCCCGGCGATAGCGAGCGCATCGGGCGCGGCTTTCGTCGCGCATGACGGGCTCGCGGCGGTTCCCGTGCTGCGCTGGCTCTGCCGGATGAACGATACGGTATTCGTCGCCCGGCACGACCGCGCCAGCGTAGCCGAGCAGGTCGCCCAGGTCCGCGAAGCCATCCGCGAGACCGGCGCGCTGGCGATCTTCCCCGAAGGCACGACCAGCGACGGCACCGACCTGCTGCCGTTCAAGAGCTCACTGCTGTCCGCGCTCGATCCGCTGCCGCCCGGCATAGTCGTCCAGCCGCTCTGGCTCGACTACGGCACGGAAGCGGCGGACATCGCCTGGGTCGGCGAAGAGCACGGGCTCGACAACTTCCTGCGCATCCTCGCACGCTGGCGGCCGATCGCGCTGACCTTGCACTTCGTCGCGCCCCTGACCGGCGACGCGCTGGCGAACCGCAAGACCATGGCCGCGGGAGCACGCGCGGCGATCCTCGGTAGGATGCAGACCCGCTAG
- the thrB gene encoding homoserine kinase, translating into MAVYTQLGAETLTAIIAEFDVGALVSAKGIAEGVSNSNWLIDTAGQDGNGARFILTMYEARTDIGDLPFFLGLLDHLAARDCPVPRTIHDRVGQAYRLHEGKALALIEFLPGISVSEPTPAQARAVGAALAQVHIAAADFAGRRANSLGPKDWESLAKACGSEGLASIHPELAKLVERELARLERQWPRDLPHSVIHADLFPDNVLMLGDPQTGDRVTGLIDFYFACYDITAYDLAVTHAAWCFSNDGSQFDAALSEALLAGYEAVRPLLAEERAALPVLARGAAMRFLMTRAYDWMNTPEGALVTRKDPLAFARRLDFYADPANAGLFGPAEE; encoded by the coding sequence GTGGCAGTCTATACCCAGCTCGGCGCTGAGACCCTCACCGCGATCATCGCTGAATTCGACGTCGGCGCGCTGGTTTCGGCCAAGGGCATCGCCGAGGGCGTGTCGAACAGCAACTGGCTGATCGACACGGCCGGCCAGGACGGAAACGGCGCGCGATTCATCCTGACGATGTACGAGGCGCGCACCGACATCGGCGACCTGCCCTTCTTCCTCGGCCTGCTCGATCACCTCGCAGCCCGCGACTGCCCGGTACCGCGCACGATCCACGACCGCGTGGGCCAGGCATACCGTCTGCACGAAGGCAAGGCGTTGGCGCTGATCGAGTTCCTGCCCGGCATCTCGGTCAGCGAGCCCACCCCGGCCCAGGCCCGCGCGGTCGGCGCGGCGCTGGCGCAAGTTCATATAGCGGCTGCGGACTTTGCCGGCCGGCGCGCCAATTCGCTGGGACCCAAAGACTGGGAGAGCCTGGCGAAGGCCTGCGGCAGCGAAGGCCTCGCCTCGATCCATCCCGAACTGGCCAAGCTTGTGGAGCGCGAACTGGCTCGGCTCGAACGGCAGTGGCCGCGCGACTTGCCGCATTCGGTGATCCACGCCGACCTGTTTCCCGACAATGTCCTGATGCTCGGCGACCCGCAAACCGGCGACAGGGTGACAGGACTCATCGATTTCTACTTCGCCTGCTACGATATCACCGCCTACGACCTCGCGGTGACTCATGCGGCGTGGTGTTTCAGCAACGATGGCAGCCAGTTCGACGCGGCGCTCTCCGAAGCGCTGCTCGCCGGCTACGAGGCCGTGCGCCCGCTGCTCGCCGAAGAGCGCGCCGCGCTTCCCGTCCTGGCGCGCGGCGCGGCGATGCGCTTCCTGATGACCCGCGCCTACGACTGGATGAACACGCCCGAGGGGGCGCTGGTCACGCGCAAGGACCCGCTGGCTTTCGCCCGGCGGCTGGACTTCTACGCCGATCCCGCCAATGCTGGGCTATTCGGCCCGGCCGAAGAATGA